In Microbacterium laevaniformans, a single window of DNA contains:
- a CDS encoding TetR/AcrR family transcriptional regulator, with protein MAVNEAPSPRAYLGVDDRRRQLLDAAWEVIRDGGATALSLRTVAQRAGVAHRVVTYAFGTKSTLVAALLERESARAVEAAWAAPLAEETLESAVAAALRAYLDDVRADPRRHECLAELTILARSSGEPADAAAIESAAALTEIGARLEAWQSARPAASVRDIDVVAAAILATADGLAQWWLATRDDAHADAVIAVLARAFATP; from the coding sequence ATGGCTGTGAACGAAGCGCCATCGCCCCGCGCCTACCTGGGCGTGGACGATCGCCGCCGGCAGCTGCTCGACGCGGCGTGGGAGGTGATCCGCGACGGCGGCGCGACGGCGCTCTCGCTGCGGACCGTCGCGCAGCGCGCCGGGGTGGCGCACCGCGTGGTCACCTACGCGTTCGGGACCAAGAGCACGCTCGTCGCCGCGCTGCTCGAACGCGAGTCGGCGCGTGCGGTGGAGGCCGCCTGGGCGGCGCCGCTCGCCGAGGAGACGCTGGAGAGCGCGGTCGCCGCAGCGCTGCGTGCCTACCTCGACGACGTGCGGGCCGATCCGCGCCGGCACGAGTGCCTCGCCGAGCTGACGATCCTCGCGCGATCGTCGGGCGAGCCGGCGGATGCCGCCGCGATCGAGAGCGCCGCGGCGCTCACCGAGATCGGTGCCCGCCTGGAGGCCTGGCAGTCCGCGCGCCCGGCGGCATCCGTGCGGGATATCGACGTCGTCGCCGCGGCGATCCTCGCCACCGCCGACGGACTCGCGCAGTGGTGGCTCGCGACGCGCGACGACGCGCACGCCGACGCCGTCATTGCCGTGCTCGCAAGAGCGTTCGCGACGCCGTGA
- a CDS encoding GNAT family N-acetyltransferase, producing the protein MTVPGCAAPASVEIRCAVESDVAAVCAFGAVVLPAHYTPLIGADAAQELVTDWWSAPATLRAVDAQALWVALDADGEIVGVGELGHIGDDPVIYKLYIGAHRRGEGVGALLIDRMIATLAPRTPRVLIEHVAANDRAAAFFERHGFVVDHVDVIDPHAPERDVVWRARELAA; encoded by the coding sequence GTGACCGTTCCCGGTTGCGCAGCACCGGCATCCGTCGAGATCCGCTGCGCCGTCGAGAGCGACGTGGCGGCGGTCTGCGCCTTCGGTGCCGTAGTGCTCCCCGCGCACTACACACCTCTTATCGGGGCCGATGCCGCACAGGAGCTGGTCACCGACTGGTGGAGCGCCCCTGCGACGCTCCGCGCCGTCGACGCCCAGGCGCTCTGGGTGGCACTCGATGCCGACGGGGAGATCGTCGGCGTCGGCGAGCTCGGCCACATCGGCGACGATCCCGTCATCTACAAGCTGTACATCGGCGCCCACCGCCGCGGCGAGGGTGTCGGCGCGCTCCTGATCGACCGGATGATCGCGACGCTCGCACCGCGCACGCCGCGCGTGCTGATCGAGCACGTCGCCGCCAACGACCGCGCCGCGGCGTTCTTCGAGCGCCACGGGTTCGTCGTCGACCATGTCGACGTGATCGACCCGCACGCCCCCGAGCGCGACGTCGTCTGGCGGGCCCGCGAGCTCGCCGCCTGA
- a CDS encoding CsbD family protein, giving the protein MGLDDKIKNAAEDLGGKVKEGVGKLTHNERLEAEGEAEQAKAHVKKAGEDVKDAFK; this is encoded by the coding sequence ATGGGTCTCGACGACAAGATCAAGAACGCGGCCGAGGACCTCGGCGGCAAGGTCAAGGAGGGCGTCGGCAAGCTGACGCACAACGAGCGCCTCGAAGCCGAGGGCGAGGCCGAGCAGGCCAAGGCCCACGTGAAGAAGGCTGGCGAGGACGTCAAGGACGCTTTCAAGTAA
- the coaBC gene encoding bifunctional phosphopantothenoylcysteine decarboxylase/phosphopantothenate--cysteine ligase CoaBC — MFVVVGVTGGIAAYKTVHLVRALVTNGHEVHVVPTEDSLRFVGTTTWEAVSRNPVTTSVHDDVARVRHVALGTSADLIVIAPATANILAKMAAGIADDLLGVTLLATTAPVVVAPAMHTAMWEHAATQANVATLRARGVHVVGPADGPLTGGDSGPGRMVEPEEIVAAALAIAAPPPADLAGLRVAVSTGGTREPIDPVRFLGNRSSGRQGTELALAAADRGADVTLVAAHVDEGVLASASRHTHITMVRVGTAAELETAMTDAAPAADIIAMVAAVADYRVAEVSREKLRKEDGVPRLELVTTPDVLAGLVAARRPGQIVVGFAAETAADDAELLARGRRKRERKGLDLLAVNRVDETHGFEATDNRVLLLDAAGTVVSDAAGTKREVADAIWDAVAALR, encoded by the coding sequence ATGTTCGTTGTCGTGGGCGTGACGGGCGGCATCGCCGCGTACAAGACGGTGCACCTCGTGCGCGCCCTCGTCACCAACGGGCACGAGGTGCACGTTGTTCCCACCGAGGACTCGCTGCGCTTCGTCGGGACGACCACGTGGGAGGCCGTCAGCAGGAATCCTGTCACGACCAGTGTCCACGACGACGTCGCGCGCGTGCGCCACGTCGCCCTCGGCACCTCCGCGGACCTCATCGTCATCGCCCCCGCGACGGCCAACATCCTCGCGAAGATGGCGGCGGGCATCGCGGACGACCTGCTCGGTGTGACGCTGCTCGCCACCACCGCGCCCGTCGTCGTCGCGCCCGCGATGCACACGGCGATGTGGGAACACGCCGCCACGCAGGCCAACGTCGCGACGCTGCGGGCGCGCGGCGTGCACGTGGTGGGGCCGGCCGACGGCCCGCTGACGGGCGGCGACAGCGGGCCCGGGCGGATGGTGGAGCCGGAGGAGATCGTCGCTGCGGCGCTGGCGATCGCCGCGCCGCCGCCCGCCGATCTCGCGGGCCTGCGGGTCGCCGTGTCGACCGGCGGCACCCGTGAGCCCATCGACCCGGTGCGCTTCCTCGGCAACCGCTCCAGTGGCCGTCAGGGTACTGAGCTCGCCCTCGCCGCCGCCGACCGCGGCGCCGACGTCACGCTCGTGGCGGCCCACGTGGACGAAGGGGTGCTCGCGTCGGCATCCCGCCACACGCACATCACGATGGTGCGCGTCGGCACGGCCGCCGAGCTGGAGACGGCGATGACGGATGCCGCGCCCGCCGCCGACATCATCGCGATGGTGGCCGCGGTCGCCGACTACCGGGTCGCGGAGGTCTCGCGCGAAAAGCTGCGCAAAGAGGACGGCGTGCCGCGGCTGGAGCTGGTGACCACCCCCGATGTGCTCGCAGGACTCGTCGCCGCACGCCGGCCCGGTCAGATCGTGGTCGGCTTCGCCGCCGAGACGGCGGCCGACGATGCGGAGCTTCTGGCACGGGGACGCCGCAAACGAGAGCGCAAGGGCCTGGACCTGCTGGCGGTGAACCGGGTCGATGAGACCCACGGCTTCGAGGCGACCGACAATCGTGTGCTGCTGCTGGATGCCGCCGGCACCGTCGTGTCGGATGCGGCGGGCACGAAGCGGGAGGTCGCCGACGCGATCTGGGACGCGGTCGCCGCGTTGCGCTGA
- a CDS encoding GNAT family N-acetyltransferase — translation MPEITITPARRGDLLAAADVLAEAFEADPVLAAIAPTPGRRRTRLAHLFHGMLAAGAFTTGTVDLARDGDGSILGVAVWEGPDARHGALGRLVGQAPHFVRALGWRGIPRALSLFSHLERQRPDSPHWYRAEVGVTARARGRGVGGRLLSTHLDALDAMRQSAYLESSTPVNRRLYRRLGFEEVRPITGGRAPARGDAAASRHASRVARLPPRAQPVNPLPSRRRPS, via the coding sequence ATGCCGGAGATCACCATCACCCCCGCCCGCCGCGGCGACCTCCTCGCCGCCGCAGACGTGCTGGCCGAAGCCTTCGAGGCCGACCCGGTGCTCGCCGCGATCGCGCCGACGCCGGGCCGTCGGCGCACACGGCTCGCGCACCTCTTCCATGGGATGCTGGCGGCCGGCGCCTTCACGACCGGAACCGTCGACCTCGCCCGCGACGGGGACGGTTCGATCCTCGGGGTCGCCGTGTGGGAGGGCCCGGATGCACGGCACGGCGCTCTCGGACGTCTCGTCGGGCAGGCGCCGCACTTCGTGCGCGCCCTGGGATGGCGCGGCATCCCCCGCGCGCTCTCGCTGTTCTCGCACCTGGAGCGCCAACGTCCCGACTCCCCGCACTGGTACCGGGCCGAGGTGGGCGTGACGGCACGCGCCCGCGGCCGCGGCGTCGGCGGACGCCTGCTCTCGACTCACCTGGACGCCCTCGACGCGATGCGCCAGAGCGCGTACCTCGAGTCGTCCACCCCGGTCAACCGGCGCCTGTACCGACGGCTCGGCTTCGAGGAGGTGCGTCCGATCACCGGGGGCCGGGCGCCCGCCCGAGGGGATGCTGCGGCATCCCGTCACGCATCACGCGTAGCCCGCTTACCCCCTCGAGCCCAGCCCGTCAACCCACTGCCCTCGCGCCGGCGGCCCTCGTAG
- the ykgO gene encoding type B 50S ribosomal protein L36, which yields MKVRASLKSLKEQPGAQVVRRRGRVYVINKLNPRFKGRQG from the coding sequence ATGAAGGTTCGTGCGTCCCTCAAATCCCTGAAGGAGCAGCCCGGCGCGCAGGTCGTGCGCCGTCGTGGTCGCGTCTACGTCATCAACAAGCTGAACCCGCGCTTCAAGGGTCGGCAGGGGTGA
- a CDS encoding NRDE family protein translates to MCTVIVHVPHGDGAPVRLLAVRDEDPARSWDPLGPWWPELPSVKGVRDRRAGGAWLAVDAEDGRVAVILNRADVLAADPTGRAEPPISRGRIVLDAVAGRTPDSPPHAQGFNLVEATAAGARVTMWDGGALRHVELAPGIHMVAHDDVDDEATARIAAWREAFSAPAAIDGHWWEPWLDTLELTSGLGPTDDRAIVRDNRPFGYPTLSLLVVAASLGPDGVDVRYAEFDEPGQWNRPRLA, encoded by the coding sequence GTGTGTACCGTCATCGTCCACGTCCCGCACGGCGATGGCGCGCCCGTACGGTTGCTCGCCGTCCGTGACGAGGACCCCGCGCGCTCGTGGGATCCGCTGGGCCCGTGGTGGCCCGAGCTTCCGAGCGTGAAGGGTGTGCGCGACCGTCGTGCCGGTGGCGCGTGGTTGGCGGTGGATGCCGAGGACGGCCGCGTCGCGGTGATCCTCAACCGCGCCGACGTGCTGGCCGCCGACCCGACGGGACGGGCCGAGCCCCCGATCTCCCGCGGCCGGATCGTCCTCGATGCCGTCGCCGGCCGCACCCCGGACAGTCCACCGCATGCGCAGGGGTTCAACCTCGTCGAAGCGACGGCCGCCGGCGCCCGTGTCACCATGTGGGACGGCGGCGCTCTGCGGCACGTGGAGCTTGCTCCCGGCATCCACATGGTCGCGCATGACGACGTCGACGATGAGGCGACGGCGCGCATCGCGGCGTGGCGCGAGGCCTTCAGCGCGCCGGCTGCCATCGACGGGCACTGGTGGGAGCCCTGGCTCGACACTCTCGAGCTGACGAGCGGACTGGGACCCACCGACGATCGCGCCATCGTGCGCGACAACCGTCCCTTCGGGTACCCGACCCTGTCGCTGCTGGTCGTCGCCGCCTCGCTCGGACCCGACGGCGTCGACGTGCGCTACGCGGAGTTCGACGAGCCGGGGCAGTGGAACCGACCCCGGCTCGCCTGA
- a CDS encoding aggregation-promoting factor C-terminal-like domain-containing protein has protein sequence MPRLPYRPVTSALLGLGLVIGAATTTAGALPAFAASDAPAASTGSVTVETTSAPLSAITAGGVTAMSAAQSAVAAAAKVAIDISASGLDVGTTDTTVDTAKLGALITKLRALDVTPAMMIPTLTSDAKAETEVVAAKTAKLRAALDAAVQRKAAEEAAAKAAAEAAAKAAAEAAAAAEAAAKAKAEEAAAATTASVSSRPAVDVNVDPASAQGIARSMAAANYGWGDDQFACLVSLWNKESGWRVNAANSSGAYGIPQALPGSKMASAGADWETNPATQIAWGMGYIAGRYGTPCGAWDHSESVGWY, from the coding sequence ATGCCCCGTCTGCCCTACCGCCCCGTGACATCCGCCCTCCTCGGCCTCGGCCTCGTAATCGGCGCCGCCACGACCACTGCGGGGGCCCTGCCGGCCTTCGCTGCGAGCGATGCTCCCGCCGCCTCCACCGGCTCGGTCACCGTCGAGACCACCTCCGCACCGCTCAGCGCGATCACCGCCGGCGGCGTCACCGCGATGAGCGCCGCGCAGAGTGCCGTCGCCGCCGCCGCGAAGGTGGCGATCGACATCTCGGCCTCCGGTCTCGATGTCGGCACCACCGACACCACGGTCGACACAGCCAAGCTCGGCGCCCTCATCACGAAGCTGCGCGCACTCGACGTGACCCCCGCGATGATGATCCCCACGCTCACGTCCGACGCGAAGGCCGAGACCGAGGTCGTCGCCGCCAAGACGGCGAAGCTGCGGGCCGCCCTCGATGCCGCCGTGCAGCGCAAGGCCGCAGAGGAGGCTGCCGCCAAGGCCGCCGCCGAGGCGGCGGCGAAGGCTGCCGCCGAGGCCGCCGCGGCCGCAGAAGCCGCCGCGAAGGCGAAGGCCGAGGAGGCCGCTGCGGCGACGACCGCGTCGGTCTCGTCGCGTCCCGCGGTCGACGTCAACGTCGACCCGGCATCCGCCCAGGGCATCGCCCGCTCGATGGCCGCCGCCAACTACGGCTGGGGCGACGACCAGTTCGCCTGCCTCGTGTCGCTGTGGAACAAGGAGTCGGGCTGGCGTGTGAACGCCGCCAACAGCAGCGGTGCGTACGGCATCCCGCAGGCACTCCCCGGCAGCAAGATGGCCTCCGCCGGCGCCGATTGGGAGACCAACCCCGCGACCCAGATCGCGTGGGGCATGGGCTACATCGCGGGCCGCTACGGCACGCCCTGCGGCGCATGGGACCACTCGGAGTCCGTGGGCTGGTACTGA
- a CDS encoding glucose PTS transporter subunit IIA, producing the protein MASNSASEIVDAVGGPGNIASLTHCATRLRFQLNDGDKVDKTAVEAIPGVLGAVPQAGDRFQVVIGGGVQTVYNEIMALPVMAGGASAGGGADESIADIKARERAKGPRGTHAWLDSLFEFLSDSFRPILGALLGASLFITFMALMATLHVIPAWNAPGVTLEPSWAFVNLMWQCVFVFLPLMVAYNASQKIGADPWVGFSIMAVLMLPSFSGLATGVEKTPLFGFQQAQVAIVQVWGLPMPIADYSSQVFPPLLMAAVLGLVYKGLKKVIPENIQLIFVPFLAMLIMIPLTAFLIGPIGVYVGAGLASALAAINSFSPFIFAIVIPLAYPFMVPLGLHWPINAIMLLNIQTLGYDFIQGPMGAWNFACFGATAGVLVLAWREKDKQMRQTATGALAAGLLGGISEPSLYGIHLRYKRIYPRMLVGCLTGGLIIGIGSLVLGLPHGITTQAFVFTSLLTVPAFNPIGLYLVAVAGAFVVAMVLVIISGYKNPEPAGAAVAAATAGAASVAPGVARDTIPAVAGGAELAGVAGEGAQTATAVAERTAAVGELIQVAAPLDGTVVPLDNVPDPVFAGGVMGPGVAIEPTGTTVYAPGAGVVVAAQPTGHAFGLQLDNGAEVLIHVGIDTVNLKGEGFDVKVKNGDRVETGTPLVTFDRAVIEKAGYPLITPVIVLNGDTFDTVDPVALGPVTHGSPLLDVQKKA; encoded by the coding sequence ATGGCATCCAATTCGGCATCCGAGATCGTCGACGCCGTCGGCGGACCCGGAAACATCGCGAGTCTCACCCACTGCGCCACACGATTGCGCTTCCAGCTCAACGACGGAGACAAGGTCGACAAGACCGCCGTCGAAGCCATTCCGGGAGTGCTCGGCGCGGTCCCGCAGGCCGGCGACCGCTTCCAGGTCGTGATCGGCGGCGGCGTGCAGACCGTCTACAACGAGATCATGGCGCTGCCCGTCATGGCCGGCGGTGCATCCGCTGGCGGCGGCGCGGACGAGAGCATCGCCGACATCAAGGCGCGCGAGCGCGCGAAGGGCCCCCGTGGCACCCACGCCTGGCTCGACTCGCTGTTCGAGTTCCTCTCGGACTCGTTCCGCCCCATCCTCGGCGCCCTCCTCGGCGCGTCGCTGTTCATCACGTTCATGGCGCTCATGGCGACCCTCCACGTCATTCCGGCCTGGAACGCGCCCGGCGTCACCCTCGAACCGTCGTGGGCGTTCGTCAACCTCATGTGGCAGTGCGTGTTCGTCTTCCTGCCGCTGATGGTCGCCTACAACGCGTCGCAGAAGATCGGTGCCGACCCGTGGGTGGGCTTCTCGATCATGGCGGTGCTGATGCTCCCGAGCTTCTCCGGTCTCGCGACGGGCGTCGAGAAGACGCCGCTGTTCGGGTTCCAGCAGGCGCAGGTCGCGATCGTGCAGGTGTGGGGTCTGCCGATGCCCATCGCGGACTACTCCTCGCAGGTGTTCCCTCCGCTGCTGATGGCCGCGGTGCTCGGCCTCGTCTACAAGGGCCTCAAGAAAGTCATCCCCGAGAACATCCAGCTGATCTTCGTGCCCTTCCTCGCGATGCTCATCATGATCCCGTTGACGGCCTTCCTCATCGGCCCGATCGGCGTGTACGTCGGGGCCGGGCTCGCGAGCGCGCTCGCGGCGATCAACTCCTTCTCGCCGTTCATCTTCGCGATCGTCATTCCGCTCGCCTACCCGTTCATGGTGCCGCTGGGTCTGCACTGGCCGATCAACGCGATCATGCTCCTGAACATCCAGACCCTCGGGTACGACTTCATCCAGGGCCCCATGGGCGCGTGGAACTTCGCGTGCTTCGGCGCGACCGCCGGTGTGCTGGTGCTGGCCTGGCGGGAGAAGGACAAGCAGATGCGGCAGACGGCGACGGGCGCGCTCGCCGCGGGCCTGCTCGGCGGCATCTCCGAGCCCTCGCTCTACGGCATCCACCTGCGGTACAAGCGCATCTATCCGCGGATGCTCGTCGGCTGCCTCACGGGCGGTCTCATCATCGGCATCGGTTCGCTGGTGCTGGGTCTTCCCCACGGCATCACGACGCAGGCGTTCGTCTTCACCTCGCTGCTGACGGTCCCCGCCTTCAACCCGATCGGGCTCTACCTGGTCGCCGTTGCCGGCGCGTTCGTGGTCGCGATGGTGCTCGTCATCATCTCGGGCTACAAGAACCCGGAGCCGGCCGGTGCGGCCGTCGCGGCGGCCACGGCAGGCGCGGCATCCGTCGCCCCCGGTGTGGCGCGCGACACCATCCCGGCTGTCGCCGGCGGCGCCGAGCTCGCCGGTGTCGCCGGTGAGGGAGCGCAGACGGCCACCGCGGTCGCCGAGCGTACCGCCGCGGTGGGCGAGCTGATCCAGGTCGCGGCACCGCTGGACGGCACCGTGGTGCCGCTCGACAACGTGCCCGACCCGGTCTTCGCGGGCGGAGTGATGGGGCCGGGTGTGGCGATCGAGCCGACCGGAACCACCGTCTACGCACCGGGCGCCGGTGTCGTGGTCGCCGCGCAGCCGACCGGACACGCGTTCGGCCTGCAGCTGGACAACGGCGCCGAGGTGCTCATCCACGTGGGAATCGACACGGTCAACCTGAAGGGGGAGGGCTTCGACGTCAAGGTCAAGAACGGCGACCGCGTCGAGACCGGCACGCCGCTCGTCACCTTCGACCGCGCCGTGATCGAGAAGGCGGGCTACCCCCTGATCACGCCGGTGATCGTCCTCAACGGCGACACGTTCGACACCGTCGACCCCGTCGCCCTCGGCCCCGTCACGCACGGATCGCCGCTGCTGGACGTGCAGAAGAAGGCCTGA
- a CDS encoding NUDIX domain-containing protein, translated as MTWRTRASRTVYENRWIRVEENDVVGPHGEGIYGVVEMQHPAVFVVAVDDDDRVCLVSLERYTTGRSWEVPAGGSDGEDPLVAAQRELAEEAGITAARWTALGRMNALNGIARAPEFVFLAQGISRGADADASQHEEGIDAVRWVPFGNVLRMIAAGEITDGESVAALAYAGIHLDRFA; from the coding sequence ATGACGTGGCGGACGCGCGCATCGCGCACCGTGTACGAGAACCGCTGGATCCGCGTCGAGGAGAACGATGTCGTCGGCCCTCACGGCGAGGGCATCTACGGCGTGGTGGAGATGCAGCATCCCGCCGTGTTCGTCGTCGCCGTCGATGACGATGATCGCGTCTGTCTCGTCTCGCTCGAGCGTTACACCACCGGCCGCTCCTGGGAGGTTCCGGCGGGCGGCTCGGACGGCGAGGACCCTCTCGTCGCGGCGCAGCGAGAGCTCGCCGAGGAGGCCGGCATCACCGCGGCACGCTGGACGGCGCTCGGGCGGATGAACGCCCTCAACGGCATCGCGCGCGCACCCGAGTTCGTCTTCCTCGCGCAGGGCATCTCCCGGGGTGCGGATGCCGACGCCTCTCAGCACGAGGAGGGCATCGACGCCGTGCGGTGGGTGCCGTTCGGCAATGTCCTCCGCATGATCGCCGCGGGCGAGATCACGGACGGCGAGAGCGTCGCGGCGCTCGCGTACGCCGGCATCCACCTCGACCGCTTCGCCTGA
- a CDS encoding GTP-binding protein: MLPSPLIVAGLCTPERRRYAAGLAVATRRGLLRVSAGREDADAGAAPSDPVAVTLERDRHDVERFVIDADIDVDVLHLDIVTRTPPAPIVCVVDARHMLDDLRDPSPLDGRRRNGDGDAGARARRAVTLLESATLISLVRWEHVETAELPVLMALASHLAPRGRVRLSRGPAEDLQALAGSDPRGFDESSVLERPGWVQALNDEHDPYMTDPRVSTVRYERLRPFHPARLAAALDELDTGRFGLLLRSAGFCRLATRPGILARWNQVGSAMWIDPQDASMEASLTAQDLALTGLDLMTGAVVATLDAALLTDAELEQGAAGWARLEDPLPAWPVFADDTLPHDPLA; encoded by the coding sequence GTGCTGCCCTCCCCCCTGATCGTCGCCGGCCTGTGCACCCCCGAACGGCGCCGTTACGCCGCCGGTCTCGCCGTCGCCACCCGGCGCGGACTGCTCCGCGTCTCGGCTGGACGCGAGGATGCGGATGCGGGTGCGGCGCCGAGCGATCCCGTCGCGGTGACGCTCGAGCGGGATCGGCACGACGTCGAGCGCTTCGTGATCGATGCGGACATCGACGTGGACGTGCTGCACCTGGACATCGTCACGCGCACACCGCCTGCACCGATCGTCTGCGTCGTCGACGCCCGGCACATGCTGGACGATCTGCGCGACCCGAGTCCGCTCGATGGGCGCCGCCGCAACGGCGACGGCGACGCGGGCGCGCGAGCGCGACGTGCGGTCACGCTGCTCGAGTCGGCGACCCTCATCAGTCTCGTGCGTTGGGAGCACGTGGAGACCGCCGAGCTGCCGGTGCTCATGGCGCTCGCCTCCCACCTCGCCCCGCGCGGACGGGTACGCCTGTCCCGCGGCCCGGCGGAGGACCTCCAGGCCCTCGCCGGCTCCGACCCTCGCGGGTTCGACGAGAGCTCGGTGCTGGAGCGCCCCGGATGGGTGCAGGCGCTGAACGACGAGCACGACCCCTACATGACCGATCCCCGGGTATCGACGGTGCGCTACGAACGACTGCGCCCGTTCCACCCGGCCCGCCTCGCCGCCGCCCTCGACGAACTCGACACGGGTCGCTTCGGCCTGTTGCTGCGTTCGGCCGGCTTCTGCCGGCTGGCGACGCGCCCCGGCATCCTGGCCCGCTGGAACCAGGTCGGCTCGGCGATGTGGATCGACCCGCAAGACGCGAGCATGGAGGCGAGCCTCACGGCGCAGGACCTCGCCCTCACGGGACTCGATCTCATGACGGGCGCCGTCGTCGCGACCCTGGACGCCGCGCTGCTCACCGACGCCGAGCTGGAGCAGGGCGCCGCCGGCTGGGCGCGGCTGGAGGATCCCCTTCCCGCGTGGCCCGTTTTCGCCGACGACACGCTCCCGCACGACCCGCTCGCCTGA